From the genome of Scytonema hofmannii PCC 7110, one region includes:
- a CDS encoding COG3650 family protein — MKTLISGVIFLGLTSLFLASDRSAANDSTLSFKNNHFQLAQNVGVERFNVVGTEPFWNVSVSKSGIVYSSPEVKKQTFPYVAPLKASGRPEDFVRVYQLKGKGNNTLILKKADKCSDGMSDKEYPYSATLILGSKVFEGCAEKK, encoded by the coding sequence ATGAAAACTTTGATATCTGGTGTGATTTTCTTGGGATTGACTAGCCTTTTCCTAGCTAGCGATCGCAGTGCTGCCAATGATAGTACACTATCCTTTAAGAATAATCATTTTCAACTTGCACAAAATGTGGGGGTTGAGAGATTTAATGTTGTCGGTACAGAACCATTTTGGAATGTAAGTGTTAGCAAAAGTGGAATTGTCTACTCTTCACCAGAGGTTAAGAAACAAACATTTCCTTACGTAGCACCCCTAAAAGCATCAGGTCGTCCTGAAGATTTTGTCAGGGTATACCAGCTAAAAGGTAAAGGTAACAATACTCTCATTCTTAAAAAAGCAGATAAATGTAGTGATGGTATGTCTGATAAAGAATACCCCTATTCAGCAACGCTCATTTTAGGTAGTAAAGTTTTTGAAGGTTGCGCTGAAAAGAAATAA
- a CDS encoding DEAD/DEAH box helicase yields the protein MKVIHGTWIPHAQTGFIQSGSFYLWVETPFFKEYRNQQTLHPGHLTGDELEIFLIQVLGIQEPAIKLQERISPKYFALPTSNNQPLPSPELTKYLEEEIPAEYDEFKYWQVDCYELVTATKNDNFQTPKAINAIKLINDIHFLALYNSQEIQLGSDLLFWYHYTQVFKQVILKDQYIPALKYRELEATVSQKKGKQPKISTPSFEIYPTWEIISEQYESNIKKYIEYMPLICVAGSMTSNDSVEFFDNETLLRHFSESLLDNIVTHTPFPASFDKQIADSLIQQCLYPNRHNPTSTSTSLASTSLEEYKQWLTWKTKITRTQTDSPFNLCFQLHSPSPDALDNWFLQFLVNSKQDPSLKLALFDYWTMSQKTKTGVYKQFGQNFETNLLLNLGYAARMYPQLWQGMETEHPKGLQLTLEEAFDFLKEAAWVLEDTGFKVIVPAWYTPAGRRRAKIRLKASASKQSAGKSKTKGYFSLDSLVQYQYELAIGDQVVTSQEWEQLINAKVPLVHFRGQWMELDRDKMQQLLEFWESHTKEQQEMTVLEFLQRSAEVGEEWEVEHDEFLSEMMAKLQDKSQLEPISDPISLQGNLREYQKRGVSWLSYLERLGLNGCLADDMGLGKSLQVIARVVQEREQGNREIEEENFSPSLTPSLPHSLTPSLPHSLPPTLIIAPTSVVGNWQKEIAKFAPHLKTMVHHGSSRFQNSADFKAASQEHDVTITSFTLARKDEKLLGSVKWQRVVLDEAQNIKNPKAAQTKAILKLSAKHRLALTGTPVENRLLDLWSIFNFLNPGYLGKEAQFRKSFEIPIQKNNDKVKSTTLKKLVEPLILRRVKTDRSIINDLPDKVEQKLYTNLTKEQASLYEVVIRDVEEKLQQAEGIQRKGLILSTLMKLKQVCNHPAQFLQDSSEYSLERSHKFSRLAEMVEEAVSTGESLLIFSQFTEICEAIEKYIKHSLHCNTYYLHGGTSREKRESMIGEFQDPETEPSAFVLSLKAGGVGITLTKANHVFHFDRWWNPAVEDQATDRAFRIGQNKNVFVHKFVAIGTLEEKIDQMIEDKKKLSASVVGSDESWLTELDNEAFKQLIALNKSAVLE from the coding sequence ATGAAAGTTATTCATGGTACATGGATACCTCATGCACAGACTGGCTTTATTCAGTCAGGTTCCTTTTACTTGTGGGTAGAAACCCCGTTCTTCAAAGAATACCGCAATCAACAGACACTTCACCCCGGACATTTGACTGGTGATGAGTTAGAAATATTCTTAATACAAGTGTTGGGCATCCAAGAACCAGCAATTAAACTGCAAGAACGCATATCCCCTAAATACTTTGCCCTCCCAACCAGCAACAATCAGCCTTTACCCTCACCAGAATTAACTAAGTATTTGGAAGAAGAAATACCTGCTGAATATGATGAGTTTAAATACTGGCAGGTAGATTGTTACGAACTTGTCACAGCGACTAAGAACGATAATTTTCAAACTCCAAAAGCCATTAATGCTATTAAACTTATTAATGATATTCACTTTTTAGCACTCTACAATTCTCAAGAAATTCAACTTGGTTCAGACCTTTTATTTTGGTATCACTACACGCAAGTTTTTAAGCAAGTTATTCTCAAAGATCAATATATTCCAGCGTTGAAATACCGAGAGTTAGAAGCTACTGTTTCCCAGAAAAAAGGAAAACAACCAAAAATCAGTACGCCATCTTTTGAAATCTACCCTACTTGGGAAATTATCTCCGAACAATACGAATCAAATATCAAAAAATACATTGAGTATATGCCACTCATTTGTGTGGCGGGTTCAATGACATCTAATGATTCAGTTGAGTTTTTTGATAATGAAACACTGCTACGCCACTTTTCTGAGTCCCTACTTGATAACATAGTGACTCACACACCGTTTCCAGCTTCTTTTGACAAACAAATTGCCGATTCTTTGATCCAGCAGTGCCTTTATCCCAACAGACATAACCCAACTTCCACCAGTACTTCCCTGGCCAGTACTTCCCTGGAAGAATACAAGCAATGGCTGACGTGGAAAACCAAAATTACTCGCACTCAAACTGATTCCCCCTTTAACCTCTGCTTCCAATTGCATTCCCCTTCCCCAGATGCTTTAGACAATTGGTTTCTTCAGTTCTTAGTGAATAGCAAACAAGATCCCTCTCTAAAACTGGCACTTTTTGACTATTGGACAATGAGTCAAAAAACTAAAACAGGAGTATACAAACAATTCGGGCAAAACTTTGAAACTAATTTGCTACTAAATTTAGGATATGCTGCACGGATGTATCCTCAGTTGTGGCAAGGAATGGAAACCGAGCATCCCAAAGGATTGCAACTGACATTAGAAGAAGCGTTTGATTTTCTTAAGGAAGCTGCTTGGGTACTAGAAGATACTGGCTTTAAAGTGATTGTACCAGCCTGGTATACTCCTGCAGGTCGCCGTCGCGCTAAGATTCGTCTCAAGGCATCTGCTTCCAAGCAAAGTGCAGGGAAAAGCAAAACAAAGGGATATTTTAGTCTTGACTCACTCGTACAGTATCAGTACGAGCTAGCTATTGGTGACCAAGTCGTAACTTCACAAGAGTGGGAACAACTGATTAACGCCAAAGTACCTCTCGTGCATTTTCGCGGTCAGTGGATGGAATTAGACCGAGATAAAATGCAACAGTTACTTGAATTCTGGGAGTCCCATACAAAAGAACAACAAGAAATGACTGTGCTGGAGTTCCTGCAACGCAGTGCGGAAGTAGGGGAAGAGTGGGAAGTTGAACACGATGAATTTTTGTCAGAAATGATGGCAAAGTTGCAAGATAAAAGCCAGCTTGAGCCAATTTCCGATCCTATCTCTTTACAGGGTAACCTGCGAGAATATCAAAAACGTGGTGTGTCTTGGCTGAGTTATTTGGAACGTTTGGGACTTAACGGCTGTCTGGCGGACGATATGGGTTTGGGTAAGTCTCTACAAGTTATTGCCAGAGTTGTTCAGGAGAGAGAACAAGGAAACAGAGAGATAGAGGAAGAAAATTTCTCTCCCTCCCTCACTCCCTCACTCCCTCACTCCCTCACTCCCTCACTCCCTCACTCCTTACCACCCACCCTCATCATCGCCCCCACTTCCGTTGTAGGTAACTGGCAAAAGGAAATTGCTAAGTTTGCACCTCATCTAAAAACGATGGTGCATCACGGTAGCAGCCGCTTTCAGAACTCTGCTGACTTTAAAGCTGCAAGTCAAGAACATGATGTAACGATCACTTCCTTTACCCTGGCTCGTAAAGATGAGAAGCTTTTAGGCAGTGTGAAGTGGCAACGAGTTGTTTTGGATGAGGCACAAAATATTAAGAATCCTAAAGCTGCCCAAACAAAAGCTATTTTGAAACTATCAGCCAAACACCGTCTGGCTTTAACGGGGACGCCTGTAGAAAATCGCTTGTTGGATTTGTGGTCAATTTTTAACTTTCTCAATCCGGGCTACCTGGGTAAAGAAGCACAGTTTCGGAAGTCGTTTGAGATTCCAATTCAGAAGAATAACGATAAGGTAAAATCCACAACTCTCAAAAAGCTGGTCGAACCTTTAATTTTGCGTCGGGTGAAAACGGATCGTTCTATTATTAACGATTTACCTGATAAAGTAGAACAGAAATTATACACTAATTTGACGAAAGAACAGGCTTCGCTTTACGAAGTTGTGATTAGAGATGTTGAGGAAAAACTGCAACAAGCAGAGGGGATTCAACGGAAGGGATTAATTCTCTCAACTCTCATGAAATTGAAGCAGGTTTGCAACCATCCAGCACAATTTTTGCAAGATAGTAGCGAGTATTCTCTTGAGCGATCGCATAAATTCAGTCGCTTGGCAGAAATGGTGGAGGAAGCAGTTTCTACAGGAGAAAGTTTACTCATTTTCAGTCAGTTTACCGAAATTTGTGAAGCGATAGAAAAATATATAAAACACTCTCTGCACTGCAATACTTACTACCTGCATGGTGGTACTAGCCGTGAGAAGAGAGAAAGTATGATTGGTGAATTTCAAGACCCAGAGACAGAACCATCTGCTTTTGTACTTTCTTTAAAAGCAGGGGGTGTGGGTATTACTCTCACTAAAGCCAACCATGTTTTCCACTTTGACCGATGGTGGAATCCAGCCGTTGAAGACCAAGCAACTGACCGTGCTTTTCGTATCGGTCAAAATAAAAATGTGTTTGTCCATAAGTTTGTGGCGATTGGGACTTTGGAAGAGAAAATTGACCAAATGATTGAAGATAAGAAAAAACTTTCTGCTAGCGTTGTTGGTTCAGATGAGTCTTGGCTAACGGAATTGGATAACGAAGCATTTAAGCAACTTATTGCCTTGAATAAAAGTGCAGTTTTGGAGTGA
- a CDS encoding O-antigen ligase family protein has protein sequence MKPQNFEERLIWYSIIGTYGLYFLALIYPVNFILGWILFFYLCKRLWNQTKHTPIEKKINVSWILWLWLVCILIIALATIIGCIDSDVGTNQTLRSLINWGTDWALLALFPLSGCLNIRPQLIYRAVCILCLQSLIVIPIFYLTWILKLPEVLFSSPIERLIQNGELFYTVNLYSIEYGTNEVRLFLFAPWGPALGLIGNIYFFLALGEPNKTWRRLGIVGSLAMSIVSVSRLSFIAVPIVFILVFFISKITKATTPIVIGFVSFLSGIFSTVILGAAKDAYDMFHNARPDSSRVHEALAEIASERWQEAPIWGHGVPEVPGPKVVATMPIGSHHTWFGLLFIKGLVGFTAFLVPMVLSVISLAIKVHKSATARIALSFLLTLFLFTFNDSQQRLAYLYWPGLIVMGIALKGEVQAPNYPGDRTPEKTYV, from the coding sequence ATGAAACCTCAAAACTTTGAAGAACGTTTGATTTGGTATTCTATTATTGGTACCTATGGATTGTATTTCCTTGCTCTTATATATCCGGTAAATTTCATCTTAGGGTGGATACTATTTTTTTACCTATGCAAGAGACTTTGGAACCAAACAAAGCATACCCCTATTGAAAAAAAAATTAACGTTTCTTGGATTCTATGGCTTTGGCTTGTCTGTATTCTCATCATAGCACTTGCGACGATTATCGGTTGCATTGACTCCGATGTCGGTACTAACCAAACTCTTAGGTCGTTAATAAATTGGGGTACAGACTGGGCATTGCTAGCACTATTTCCCTTAAGCGGTTGTCTCAACATTAGACCGCAATTAATTTATCGAGCCGTTTGTATATTATGTCTTCAAAGTTTAATTGTAATCCCCATTTTTTATCTCACTTGGATACTAAAGTTGCCTGAGGTACTCTTTTCTTCTCCAATTGAAAGACTAATACAGAATGGAGAGCTTTTTTATACTGTAAATCTTTATAGTATTGAGTATGGCACGAATGAGGTACGTCTGTTTCTATTCGCTCCTTGGGGACCTGCTTTGGGTCTGATTGGCAACATCTACTTCTTCCTTGCTCTCGGAGAACCTAACAAAACGTGGCGCAGGCTTGGTATAGTCGGTTCCTTGGCTATGAGTATTGTGTCGGTTTCTCGCTTGTCTTTTATAGCTGTGCCGATAGTTTTCATATTAGTTTTTTTTATCTCAAAAATTACTAAAGCTACTACACCAATTGTCATAGGGTTCGTTAGCTTTTTATCAGGGATTTTTAGCACGGTAATTCTTGGTGCTGCTAAAGATGCTTATGATATGTTTCATAATGCTAGACCAGATTCTTCACGAGTGCATGAAGCTTTAGCTGAAATAGCTTCAGAGCGTTGGCAAGAAGCTCCTATATGGGGTCATGGAGTTCCGGAGGTACCAGGTCCTAAAGTAGTAGCAACAATGCCCATCGGCTCTCATCATACTTGGTTTGGTCTTTTATTTATAAAGGGGTTAGTTGGTTTTACCGCTTTTTTAGTACCAATGGTATTGAGTGTTATCAGTTTGGCAATCAAAGTGCATAAAAGCGCAACTGCTAGAATAGCATTGTCTTTTCTTTTGACTTTATTTCTCTTTACTTTTAATGATAGCCAACAGCGTTTGGCGTATCTATACTGGCCAGGTTTGATCGTTATGGGAATTGCACTTAAAGGAGAAGTACAAGCTCCTAATTATCCTGGGGATAGAACACCGGAGAAAACATATGTTTAA
- a CDS encoding lipopolysaccharide biosynthesis protein, whose amino-acid sequence MLISQLKQKFSNQFIRNFSSLGGAELANRIFRLATTVTLARLLSPYDYGLAAVVLTTKDFADVFSLKAGIGAKLIQAEESDVEVLSNTAYWLNWILCCSLFLIQCIAAFPIAWFYGNTQVILPICIVSIVYLMLPTYMVQCALIQRENRLNILALCTVTQSLIGNLLTIGLALLGLGMWAVVLPVVLTSPVWVVINRMNHPWRVSKPFSVYRWREITSFAKNVLGSELLNKLRSNLDYLLIGRFLGIDALGLYYFAFNAGLGISLNVMNSFIWAMYPHLCAVREDIKQVKRRFFSGLKTIALVVVPLVLLQSSLAPFYVPIVFGQKWLTAIPILVLICLSALPRPFAIAASLLLQAMDKTHINFYWDLIFTVIFALCLLIAVKWGIFWVAAAVLMTHGLAMPMFTIWAIKYVFDRKLPSLV is encoded by the coding sequence ATGTTAATCAGTCAGCTTAAGCAAAAATTCTCCAATCAATTTATTAGGAATTTTAGCTCGCTAGGGGGAGCAGAGTTAGCGAATCGTATTTTCCGCTTGGCAACAACTGTTACTTTAGCTCGCCTGTTAAGTCCTTACGATTACGGTCTGGCAGCAGTTGTTCTGACTACGAAAGATTTTGCAGATGTTTTTAGCCTCAAAGCTGGGATTGGAGCCAAACTTATTCAAGCCGAAGAAAGTGATGTCGAAGTTTTATCCAATACAGCGTACTGGCTTAATTGGATTTTATGTTGCTCGCTTTTTCTCATTCAATGTATCGCGGCTTTTCCTATTGCTTGGTTTTATGGAAATACGCAAGTTATCTTACCTATTTGTATAGTCTCTATAGTCTATTTAATGTTGCCGACTTACATGGTTCAGTGTGCGTTGATTCAGCGAGAAAACCGACTCAATATATTAGCACTATGCACTGTTACGCAATCCCTTATCGGCAATCTTTTGACTATAGGTTTGGCATTACTGGGGCTGGGAATGTGGGCTGTTGTATTACCAGTTGTTCTGACATCTCCTGTCTGGGTTGTCATCAATCGTATGAATCATCCTTGGCGCGTTAGTAAGCCCTTTTCTGTTTACCGATGGCGTGAAATTACGAGTTTTGCAAAAAATGTTCTTGGAAGTGAATTACTCAATAAGCTAAGAAGTAATTTGGATTATTTACTGATTGGGCGTTTTCTTGGCATTGATGCTCTAGGGCTTTACTATTTCGCCTTTAATGCTGGACTAGGGATAAGCCTCAATGTAATGAATTCATTTATTTGGGCTATGTATCCTCATCTTTGTGCAGTGCGTGAAGACATCAAACAAGTTAAAAGACGATTTTTTAGCGGTCTTAAAACAATTGCTCTAGTTGTAGTTCCACTCGTTCTTCTTCAGTCAAGTTTAGCCCCCTTTTATGTACCAATTGTTTTTGGACAAAAGTGGTTGACGGCAATTCCTATCTTAGTTTTAATCTGTCTTTCGGCGCTACCACGCCCCTTTGCTATTGCTGCTTCTTTACTACTCCAAGCTATGGATAAAACTCACATCAACTTTTACTGGGATCTGATTTTCACGGTAATATTCGCACTTTGTTTACTGATTGCTGTGAAATGGGGAATCTTTTGGGTAGCCGCAGCAGTACTCATGACTCATGGGTTAGCAATGCCTATGTTTACTATTTGGGCTATCAAATACGTTTTTGATAGAAAATTGCCTTCACTCGTTTGA
- a CDS encoding DUF4351 domain-containing protein: MIKFELITTIMVYKFEQLSRTEVEAMLGITLKETRVYREIKEEGQQEGRQEEAANLVVRLLVKRFGEVPGDLRSQISNLRLTILEDLSEALLDFTSLADLQSWLKSLQN; the protein is encoded by the coding sequence GTGATTAAATTTGAGTTAATTACGACAATCATGGTTTACAAGTTTGAACAACTTAGTCGAACGGAGGTAGAGGCTATGTTAGGAATTACACTTAAAGAAACACGAGTTTACAGAGAAATTAAGGAAGAAGGACAACAAGAAGGACGACAGGAAGAAGCCGCTAATCTTGTGGTTCGATTGCTCGTTAAGCGGTTTGGAGAAGTTCCGGGAGATTTACGCTCGCAAATCTCCAATTTACGTCTAACTATACTGGAAGATTTGAGCGAAGCACTGTTAGATTTTACCAGTTTGGCTGATTTGCAATCTTGGTTAAAATCACTTCAGAATTAA
- a CDS encoding XisI protein yields the protein MDRLEHYRKIVQEVLIEYYQLNEKLGSTTESALAFDEVHDQYLLLLMGWQKDERIKSVMIHIRLKDNKIWIEEDWTEDGVATDFLQKGIAREEIVLAFHPPHVRQYTEFAVT from the coding sequence ATGGATAGATTAGAGCATTATCGGAAAATCGTCCAGGAAGTTTTAATAGAGTATTATCAACTTAATGAAAAATTGGGTTCTACAACTGAAAGTGCTTTAGCCTTTGATGAGGTACACGACCAGTACCTTTTGCTGTTGATGGGTTGGCAGAAAGATGAGCGAATTAAAAGTGTAATGATTCATATCCGTTTGAAGGATAACAAAATTTGGATTGAGGAAGATTGGACCGAGGATGGAGTAGCAACGGATTTTTTACAAAAGGGGATTGCGCGAGAGGAAATTGTGCTAGCGTTTCATCCACCTCACGTGAGACAATATACTGAGTTTGCGGTTACTTGA
- a CDS encoding Rieske (2Fe-2S) protein — protein sequence MNWVKVLDRDALPQDERKVVKVGNHKILLLNHKEQIYAMDNACPHMKLSLQSGKITEDNAILCPWHRSAFDLQSGDVKDWTPWPPGVGRVMAMVSKQKALTIFPTRVEEGSIWVGLED from the coding sequence ATGAATTGGGTTAAAGTGCTTGATCGAGATGCGCTCCCCCAAGACGAGCGGAAGGTTGTAAAAGTGGGTAATCACAAGATCTTACTCCTGAATCACAAAGAGCAGATCTATGCGATGGATAATGCCTGTCCTCACATGAAGCTGTCTCTGCAAAGTGGCAAAATAACGGAAGACAATGCAATCCTTTGTCCTTGGCACCGTAGCGCCTTTGACCTCCAAAGTGGAGATGTCAAAGACTGGACTCCCTGGCCGCCTGGGGTGGGACGAGTTATGGCTATGGTTTCTAAACAAAAGGCGCTGACAATTTTCCCGACCCGCGTGGAAGAAGGCAGTATCTGGGTAGGTCTAGAGGACTAG
- a CDS encoding SWIM zinc finger family protein has translation MTRFTRTWWGDRFIKALESFTDDRRLQRGRAYASGGKVLSFAIDKNHITAQVRGSINPYFGVYKEPTYNISIEITPITKTGWKEAIHKLSSKASIISRLLINEVPEDIENTFSEFGLHLLPHSRQDFKTKCSCPDYANPCKHIAGVYYLVASQLDHNPFLLFELRGLSKTELQTQLVQTPLGKVLSQELNIEEIPVEASNSFYTKLQKKSVVTQPSAREFWLGTKRLPQTIDVSTAGGVSAILIKKQGDFPPFWQKDNSFITAMEELYQRVKTKNQNLM, from the coding sequence ATGACTAGATTTACTCGAACTTGGTGGGGCGATCGCTTTATTAAAGCATTAGAATCTTTTACAGATGACCGCAGGCTTCAACGAGGACGTGCTTATGCAAGTGGTGGTAAAGTTTTAAGTTTTGCTATTGACAAAAATCACATTACTGCTCAAGTGAGAGGGTCAATCAATCCCTACTTTGGTGTCTATAAAGAACCTACATATAATATTTCTATTGAAATTACACCTATTACAAAAACAGGTTGGAAAGAAGCGATTCACAAGCTTTCATCCAAAGCAAGTATTATTTCGCGACTACTGATAAACGAAGTTCCAGAAGACATAGAGAATACTTTCTCTGAGTTTGGTTTGCATTTATTACCTCATAGCAGACAAGATTTCAAAACTAAATGTTCTTGTCCGGACTATGCCAATCCCTGCAAACATATTGCAGGGGTTTATTATCTAGTCGCTTCTCAACTAGACCACAATCCATTTCTCTTATTTGAATTGCGGGGGTTATCTAAGACAGAACTTCAAACCCAATTAGTTCAAACGCCTCTGGGTAAAGTACTATCTCAAGAACTTAATATAGAAGAAATTCCTGTTGAAGCTTCTAATTCATTTTATACAAAGCTCCAAAAGAAATCAGTTGTCACTCAGCCAAGTGCTAGAGAGTTTTGGTTGGGGACAAAGCGATTACCTCAAACAATTGATGTTTCAACTGCAGGGGGTGTATCGGCAATATTAATTAAAAAACAAGGAGATTTCCCACCTTTCTGGCAAAAGGATAACTCTTTTATTACAGCTATGGAGGAATTATATCAAAGGGTGAAGACAAAAAATCAAAATTTGATGTAA
- a CDS encoding GumC family protein gives MTNYIEISAGYPDRSRKSGAQQGRWQRYFLLGLATNLAFWGSAFLYLKVTPPIYTSSSAINLPGAWSNTNVNLPGIGQANYENVSPYAALSTQDPREIYKFLAESEPVLRAAASRLNMSLEEFGEPRLKVIVNTSIMSVEFQGASPKEAQNKSLAFYQAFQARLNEMRYQEAIQRDVGYQTALTSSKRKLEIAQKHLSDYKASSGLNSEEQISDLSTNIEQLRRQRAEILAQQQQAGTRLAQLSTNLKLSAEQASDAFVLQTDQIFQQNLKSYSDASAALVVLESKFLPNHPTLITEKAKRDSAQQALLARGQSLLERPVSLINLKQLNLSNNNSGNTAPRDILFQQLVTVQADQKGFTAQAQAIEQQIAQLEGRLKALTQQQITLDSLKRNTQIAEAVFSSTLTRLDLGKSNTFGSYPLIQIVIQPTLPDTPSSPKEKLVLLGSAFGSFFVSLGLVLLWWRERKNSMSDTTINR, from the coding sequence ATGACCAATTATATAGAAATCTCTGCTGGTTATCCCGACAGGTCGCGTAAATCAGGAGCGCAACAAGGGCGTTGGCAACGTTACTTTCTTTTGGGTCTAGCAACTAACCTAGCCTTTTGGGGTTCAGCTTTTCTTTATCTAAAGGTGACACCACCGATCTATACTAGTTCTTCAGCAATTAATTTACCAGGAGCATGGTCAAACACCAATGTGAATTTACCAGGCATTGGTCAAGCTAATTATGAAAACGTGTCTCCATACGCTGCTCTTTCTACTCAAGATCCGCGAGAAATTTATAAATTTCTTGCTGAAAGCGAACCTGTATTGAGGGCAGCAGCATCTCGGCTAAATATGTCTTTAGAAGAGTTTGGCGAACCTCGGCTTAAGGTAATTGTGAATACCTCTATTATGAGCGTTGAGTTCCAAGGTGCGAGTCCTAAGGAAGCGCAAAATAAATCTTTAGCGTTTTACCAAGCCTTTCAAGCAAGACTCAACGAGATGAGATATCAAGAAGCTATTCAAAGAGATGTAGGATACCAAACTGCCCTGACTTCTTCCAAAAGAAAATTAGAAATTGCTCAAAAGCACCTTTCCGATTACAAAGCAAGTTCGGGTTTGAACTCAGAAGAGCAAATCAGCGATCTTTCAACCAACATTGAACAGCTACGCAGACAACGAGCCGAAATATTAGCCCAACAGCAACAGGCTGGTACGCGTCTGGCACAATTATCAACTAATTTAAAACTCTCTGCTGAGCAAGCTTCAGATGCTTTTGTTCTGCAAACAGACCAGATATTTCAACAGAACTTAAAAAGCTATAGTGATGCTAGCGCTGCTTTGGTTGTTTTAGAATCCAAATTTTTGCCTAACCATCCGACATTAATTACAGAGAAAGCCAAGCGAGACTCTGCTCAACAGGCTTTGCTAGCCCGAGGTCAATCTCTTTTGGAACGACCAGTCAGTTTAATAAACCTAAAGCAATTAAACCTTAGTAATAATAACTCTGGTAACACCGCTCCTCGTGACATTCTTTTCCAACAACTCGTTACAGTTCAAGCAGATCAAAAGGGTTTCACAGCCCAAGCTCAAGCAATAGAACAACAGATTGCTCAGCTTGAGGGTAGACTCAAGGCTCTAACACAGCAGCAAATTACCTTAGATTCTCTGAAACGGAATACTCAAATTGCTGAAGCAGTCTTTTCCTCTACTTTGACTAGACTGGATCTTGGCAAGTCGAATACCTTTGGTTCTTATCCACTCATTCAAATTGTTATACAGCCTACCTTACCTGATACTCCAAGTTCACCAAAAGAGAAATTGGTTTTACTCGGCTCCGCTTTTGGCTCCTTTTTTGTATCCCTTGGACTCGTGTTACTTTGGTGGCGCGAGCGCAAAAATTCTATGTCTGATACGACTATAAATAGATAG